A window from Kovacikia minuta CCNUW1 encodes these proteins:
- a CDS encoding sugar ABC transporter permease yields MNDPNRGVSQQGNPTTFAEQPACSGIGELPAPRPKFSLQSMMRGDLGFIPVLLTLVVVTIYFQITTTGVFLQARNLSNLTQQIVVISILGTAAVLVLLLGEIDLSLASVAQTSAAIMAVLSVYQNWNPWLAILAGLLTGTLIGLINGFFIAVLRVPSFIVTLAGSIGYGGLLLLVLGRQTTLVVRDPTIRSLAPTYLDPVLGWGIPLLLVALYGLGIWFEQRRRSQVGLPTRSSSQLAIQIGVLLLITLVAVFLFQSYQGVPQAVLISLGVIVVFWLILKKTPFGRHLYAVGGNAEAARRAGINVVGMKLAVFALASTLAALAGIMLTSRSTAVATQISSTLLLNAIAAAVIGGVSLFGGRGSVWAVVLGALIIGSLDNGLDLLNQDQSVKAIVQGAVLLLAVTVDAVVRRASPAKAR; encoded by the coding sequence ATGAATGATCCGAATCGCGGTGTCTCCCAGCAGGGGAACCCAACCACGTTTGCTGAACAACCTGCCTGCAGTGGCATTGGCGAACTTCCTGCACCACGCCCCAAATTTAGCCTGCAATCAATGATGCGGGGAGATTTGGGGTTTATTCCCGTGTTGCTGACGTTAGTCGTCGTGACCATCTACTTTCAAATCACCACCACTGGGGTATTTCTCCAAGCCCGCAACCTGTCGAATCTGACTCAGCAGATTGTGGTGATCAGCATTCTGGGGACAGCAGCCGTGCTGGTGTTGCTGCTGGGCGAAATTGATTTGAGCCTGGCATCCGTTGCCCAAACTTCCGCTGCCATCATGGCAGTTCTGTCGGTTTACCAGAACTGGAACCCCTGGCTGGCAATCTTAGCAGGGCTGCTAACGGGAACCTTAATTGGGCTAATTAATGGCTTTTTTATTGCTGTACTGCGAGTACCATCCTTTATTGTCACGCTGGCAGGGTCGATCGGCTATGGGGGATTGCTCCTGCTGGTACTGGGGCGGCAGACCACGCTGGTGGTGCGCGACCCGACGATTCGGTCCCTGGCTCCTACCTATCTCGACCCGGTGTTGGGTTGGGGAATTCCGCTGCTGCTGGTCGCACTCTATGGGCTGGGCATCTGGTTTGAGCAACGACGACGATCGCAGGTGGGTTTGCCCACCCGATCTTCCTCCCAACTGGCGATTCAGATTGGCGTTCTACTGCTGATTACCCTGGTTGCCGTCTTTCTGTTTCAGTCCTACCAGGGTGTGCCCCAGGCAGTTCTGATCTCGCTGGGTGTAATTGTGGTCTTCTGGTTAATTCTGAAAAAGACCCCCTTTGGGCGGCATCTCTATGCGGTGGGAGGGAATGCAGAAGCCGCCCGGCGAGCGGGAATTAACGTCGTGGGTATGAAACTGGCGGTATTTGCCCTGGCATCTACTCTGGCTGCCCTCGCCGGAATTATGCTGACTTCCCGCAGTACTGCCGTTGCAACTCAGATCAGTTCAACCTTGCTACTGAACGCGATCGCCGCTGCGGTCATCGGTGGGGTTAGTTTATTTGGGGGACGCGGTTCGGTTTGGGCAGTTGTTTTGGGGGCTTTGATTATCGGGAGTCTAGATAATGGTCTGGATTTGTTGAACCAGGATCAGAGCGTCAAGGCGATCGTTCAGGGAGCGGTTCTATTACTTGCAGTTACAGTGGATGCCGTGGTGCGCCGTGCCAGTCCAGCTAAAGCGAGATAG
- a CDS encoding CAP domain-containing protein — MPWCAVPVQLKRDRRGVVAPGQWSIGERFPRFLPIALLLVLTGCNLIDRLPQLSPPWQTKPVARPTVKSAQSAATAGMESEVRQRINTIRQRQGLTALRYNDRLAQVARSYSRRMAEQNFFAHVSPQGDTLSDRVGAARIFYFTVGENLFTSTNIPQPTPAAVEGWMKSPGHRENILYPEFRETGVGVWKRGNTYYFTQLFMRSL; from the coding sequence ATGCCGTGGTGCGCCGTGCCAGTCCAGCTAAAGCGAGATAGGAGGGGTGTTGTCGCACCTGGGCAGTGGTCGATCGGGGAAAGATTCCCCCGATTTCTGCCGATTGCACTGCTCCTGGTGCTAACAGGTTGTAATCTGATCGATCGCCTGCCCCAACTCTCACCTCCCTGGCAAACCAAACCCGTTGCCAGACCGACGGTTAAATCGGCTCAGTCGGCGGCAACCGCTGGCATGGAAAGCGAAGTGCGGCAACGGATCAATACCATCCGTCAGCGTCAGGGACTGACGGCATTGCGCTACAACGACAGGTTAGCCCAGGTTGCCCGCAGCTACAGCCGCCGCATGGCAGAACAAAACTTCTTTGCCCATGTGAGTCCCCAGGGAGATACGCTCAGCGATCGGGTGGGAGCGGCGAGAATTTTCTACTTTACAGTCGGCGAAAACCTGTTTACCAGCACCAACATTCCCCAGCCCACCCCCGCCGCAGTTGAGGGGTGGATGAAAAGCCCAGGGCACCGAGAGAATATTTTGTATCCTGAGTTTCGAGAAACGGGAGTAGGAGTTTGGAAACGCGGAAATACCTACTACTTCACCCAGTTATTTATGCGATCGTTGTAG
- a CDS encoding transposase: MLASIFDAFIEQSPISVMMRGLMEHVFQAERLDALFETYAKVQYTQELLFSEVVNVLSLVVCGVHPSVNAAYKAKATELSVERAAFYQKLNGIEIGVSAALLRETAGELSQLIEHLGGQQAALLPGYRVRILDGNALAATEHRLKVLRSVAAAPLPGKSLVVLDPELGLAVDIFPCEDGHAQERRLFGQVLATVAPGQLWIADRNMCTLEMLTGIAGRRSTFVIREHQNLPWQALSELQLVTVMEAGEVLEQMVKIEFEGQWLHLRRIVLRLSQPTRHGDCEIVVLTNLPITVASATVVLELYRERWQVEGLFLTVTKNFECEIETLAYPRAALFSFSLALVTYNILATLKAALASVHGVATIAATVSDFYMVDELQGTYRGMMIAIPPQYWQPFRTMPLAELATLLKQLATQVNLKRFLKQPRKSKSKTPPRVRDPKHPHVSTAKLLSPG; the protein is encoded by the coding sequence ATGTTAGCCAGTATCTTTGATGCCTTCATCGAGCAAAGCCCGATCAGTGTGATGATGCGGGGACTGATGGAACATGTGTTTCAAGCAGAGCGGCTCGATGCCTTGTTTGAAACCTATGCCAAAGTGCAGTACACCCAGGAGTTGCTGTTTTCAGAGGTGGTGAACGTGTTGAGTTTGGTGGTGTGTGGGGTGCATCCGTCAGTCAACGCCGCCTACAAAGCCAAAGCGACGGAATTGAGTGTGGAACGGGCGGCCTTTTATCAAAAACTCAATGGCATAGAAATCGGAGTGAGTGCGGCGTTGCTGCGAGAAACGGCAGGGGAATTGAGCCAACTGATTGAGCACCTGGGAGGGCAACAGGCCGCGTTATTGCCAGGGTATCGGGTGCGGATTCTGGATGGGAATGCGTTAGCAGCAACCGAGCATCGGTTGAAAGTGCTGCGCTCGGTAGCAGCGGCTCCCTTACCAGGGAAATCGTTGGTTGTCCTCGACCCAGAATTAGGTTTGGCGGTGGACATCTTTCCCTGTGAAGATGGTCATGCCCAGGAACGACGATTGTTTGGGCAAGTGTTAGCGACGGTCGCACCAGGGCAATTGTGGATTGCCGACCGCAATATGTGTACGTTGGAGATGCTGACTGGCATTGCCGGACGGCGCAGTACCTTTGTCATTCGAGAACATCAAAATCTCCCCTGGCAAGCGTTAAGCGAGTTGCAATTGGTCACTGTCATGGAAGCCGGGGAGGTGCTTGAGCAGATGGTCAAGATTGAGTTTGAGGGTCAGTGGTTGCATCTACGACGAATTGTCTTACGCTTATCACAACCAACCCGACATGGAGATTGTGAGATTGTCGTGCTCACGAATTTACCGATTACCGTTGCCAGTGCCACAGTTGTGCTTGAGTTGTATCGAGAACGTTGGCAAGTTGAAGGACTATTCTTAACGGTTACGAAGAATTTCGAGTGTGAGATTGAGACTTTAGCCTATCCCAGAGCCGCTTTATTCAGCTTTTCTCTCGCTTTAGTGACTTACAACATTCTGGCAACGCTCAAAGCGGCTTTAGCCAGTGTACACGGAGTGGCAACCATAGCCGCCACGGTGTCTGACTTTTACATGGTTGATGAGCTGCAGGGAACCTATCGCGGCATGATGATTGCGATTCCGCCCCAGTATTGGCAACCATTCCGCACTATGCCCCTGGCAGAGTTAGCCACGCTGCTCAAACAGTTGGCAACCCAGGTCAATCTCAAGCGATTTCTCAAGCAACCCAGGAAAAGTAAATCCAAAACGCCTCCACGAGTCCGTGACCCCAAGCATCCCCACGTTTCAACGGCAAAACTTTTATCTCCTGGATAA
- a CDS encoding HepT-like ribonuclease domain-containing protein, producing MAGMRDVIVHEYDQVDLDVVWDVIQNKLPELLTDTCLGVKPD from the coding sequence ATTGCAGGAATGAGAGATGTCATTGTGCATGAGTACGATCAAGTAGATTTAGATGTCGTCTGGGATGTAATTCAAAACAAATTGCCTGAGCTTTTAACCGATACCTGTCTAGGTGTTAAACCTGATTGA
- a CDS encoding tetratricopeptide repeat protein has product MSTIQLMGNQESGVKMKQASDSWLLASGSSQSIPIQEIEQLQDSGTELTNSPIAGWVILLCLAAIVGGQIVYQRSRKPSSPDPNSTANSSVGEAGIHQDSGKLHFTQALQWVSYAKELERSQQYEAAVAVFDQGLRHHPQDFRLWHERGLVLAKLQRFEDAIQSYDRAYQLRPHDRDLAHERGDTLLELERYEEAIAAFNTYLQRAPGNPHILTDQGYALYHLKRYEEALEMFNQVLKSAERDRDSRIRAHYYQIESLRQLGQLDAALLSSQQAIKQYPEEFFKVQHEELQQQISIANNDI; this is encoded by the coding sequence ATGAGTACTATCCAATTAATGGGGAATCAGGAGTCAGGCGTCAAAATGAAGCAGGCTTCTGACTCCTGGCTTCTGGCTTCTGGCTCCTCACAGTCCATTCCAATCCAGGAGATTGAACAACTACAAGATTCAGGGACTGAGTTAACAAACTCCCCGATCGCGGGTTGGGTTATCCTTCTTTGTTTAGCAGCGATCGTTGGTGGGCAAATTGTCTATCAGCGAAGCCGCAAGCCCTCCTCCCCAGATCCAAACTCTACTGCCAACTCCTCTGTTGGTGAAGCGGGTATCCATCAAGATTCAGGCAAGTTGCACTTCACCCAGGCGTTGCAATGGGTCAGCTATGCAAAAGAGCTGGAGCGATCGCAGCAATACGAAGCAGCAGTAGCCGTTTTCGACCAGGGTTTGCGCCACCATCCCCAGGACTTTCGGTTGTGGCACGAACGGGGGCTGGTACTTGCGAAACTGCAACGGTTTGAGGATGCCATTCAAAGCTACGATCGCGCCTACCAGTTGCGTCCCCACGATCGGGATCTTGCCCACGAACGGGGCGATACCCTATTGGAGCTAGAGCGCTATGAGGAAGCGATTGCTGCCTTCAATACCTACTTGCAGCGTGCCCCTGGTAATCCCCATATTCTGACCGATCAAGGGTATGCCCTCTATCACCTCAAACGCTATGAGGAGGCATTGGAAATGTTCAACCAGGTGCTAAAAAGTGCTGAACGCGATCGTGATTCCCGTATCCGCGCCCATTACTACCAGATTGAGTCCCTACGTCAATTAGGACAATTAGACGCTGCACTTTTGTCCTCACAGCAAGCGATCAAGCAATATCCCGAAGAATTCTTTAAAGTCCAGCACGAAGAACTGCAACAGCAAATTTCGATCGCGAACAACGATATTTAA
- the dprA gene encoding DNA-processing protein DprA: protein MPGNTTKSRVDEDETLVEERAFWLAWSQMNGIGPILLRRLQKHFGTLADAWEASPMDLLEVDGLGSQTVETIAAERRHLDPDQLLQQHTQDNPDFWTPADPDYPQLLLEIPDPPALLYFRGQVKLQENQGLLPMVAIVGTRSPSEYGRRWTRRITTTLAQNGFTVVSGLAEGIDTEVHHSCLDMEGRTLAVLGTGVDTIYPWSNRNLYQQVVKQGLVLSEYPAGTQPDRIHFPRRNRIIAGLCRAVLVMEAPKKSGALITAYFANDYGRDIYILPGSLDNPKAIGCLNLWSKGAQPILSESHLLEMLGTIPQLQAPAQAQQTQLPLNLEPDLEKVLQAITDLSRGQNVESIPFDLIVQASELLAGSVSSALLQLELMGLVAQLPGMRYQRC, encoded by the coding sequence GTGCCAGGGAATACTACGAAGAGTCGGGTAGATGAGGACGAAACATTGGTAGAAGAACGTGCATTTTGGCTTGCCTGGTCGCAAATGAATGGGATCGGTCCGATTTTGCTGAGACGGTTGCAAAAACATTTTGGCACTCTGGCTGATGCCTGGGAAGCTAGCCCTATGGATTTGTTGGAAGTGGATGGGTTGGGTTCCCAGACCGTAGAAACGATCGCGGCAGAGCGGCGACATCTTGATCCTGACCAATTGTTGCAACAGCATACGCAAGACAACCCTGACTTCTGGACTCCTGCTGACCCAGACTACCCCCAACTGCTGCTAGAAATCCCCGATCCACCGGCTTTGCTCTATTTCCGGGGTCAGGTCAAGCTTCAGGAGAATCAGGGCTTGCTGCCGATGGTGGCGATCGTCGGTACCCGCTCCCCCTCAGAGTATGGCAGACGCTGGACACGCCGGATTACGACGACGCTTGCCCAAAATGGCTTCACGGTTGTGTCTGGATTAGCCGAAGGGATTGATACCGAAGTTCACCACAGTTGTTTGGATATGGAAGGACGGACTCTGGCAGTATTAGGGACGGGGGTAGATACCATTTACCCCTGGTCTAACCGCAATCTTTACCAGCAGGTTGTTAAACAGGGGTTGGTTCTCAGTGAGTATCCTGCGGGCACCCAACCCGATCGCATCCACTTTCCCCGCCGCAACCGGATCATTGCTGGGCTGTGCCGCGCCGTTCTGGTCATGGAAGCGCCAAAGAAATCTGGTGCTCTGATTACTGCCTATTTCGCGAATGACTATGGGCGTGATATCTACATCCTGCCAGGGAGTTTGGATAATCCTAAGGCGATCGGGTGCTTAAACCTTTGGAGTAAGGGAGCGCAGCCGATCCTGAGCGAGTCTCATTTGCTGGAAATGTTAGGTACAATTCCTCAATTACAGGCACCTGCCCAGGCTCAACAAACCCAACTTCCCCTGAACCTGGAACCGGATTTGGAGAAAGTTTTACAAGCAATTACCGACCTCTCACGGGGACAGAATGTAGAGTCTATTCCCTTTGATCTCATCGTTCAAGCCTCAGAGTTATTGGCAGGTAGTGTTTCCAGTGCCCTACTTCAGTTAGAACTGATGGGCTTGGTTGCCCAATTGCCTGGGATGCGATACCAGAGATGTTGA
- a CDS encoding GNAT family N-acetyltransferase: MNELVIKLAELPSDLPQIYRIRYLVFQIEQGVDPSLEFDGKDESSQHLLAYWQENAVGTTRIRMLAPKTAKIERVAVLPEVRGLGIGKQMMVKAIEILKSAQVSEVQMNAQEQVRDFYQKLGFEPEGAVFEEAGIPHVKMRKLLR; this comes from the coding sequence ATGAACGAGCTGGTGATTAAACTTGCAGAACTCCCTTCAGACTTGCCTCAAATTTATCGAATCAGGTACCTGGTCTTTCAAATTGAGCAGGGTGTTGACCCGTCTTTGGAGTTTGATGGCAAGGATGAGTCATCCCAGCATCTTTTGGCGTACTGGCAGGAGAATGCGGTAGGGACTACCCGAATCCGGATGCTTGCCCCCAAAACCGCTAAAATTGAGCGGGTTGCAGTACTTCCCGAAGTTAGGGGATTGGGGATTGGTAAACAGATGATGGTCAAGGCGATCGAGATACTCAAGTCTGCCCAGGTTTCAGAGGTTCAAATGAATGCTCAGGAACAGGTGCGCGATTTCTATCAAAAACTTGGGTTCGAGCCAGAGGGTGCCGTGTTTGAAGAAGCGGGCATTCCCCATGTCAAGATGAGAAAGCTGTTGAGGTAG
- a CDS encoding phospholipid carrier-dependent glycosyltransferase, producing the protein MIIGKQWHPWVRGLPVLGILWLVGAMVDRIWFAIDHSTPSWDQAEYLTGALNYWRALQTPQWFSADWWTGLWQLSSKIPPLVYISTAPFLTLFGTGPDQSTLINLLYSAILLGSVYTLGTFLFNISVGLWAAGLCLLLPGLYRVRLDYLLDYPLAAMVTLSFTCLTIWRGRAEGREKGEGDRRMRGQGDAETRGHGDTRAESGKGREDEGDGEDGGESPFPTPHFPLSIPQFKIQNSKFKILPSSSWLLAIALGLTFGLALMVKQPALLFLLVPLVAAAVETLWNRRWLRLAQLAMALTVSLLVWWPWYRTNWLLVLTAGKRATVDSAIAEGDPSLLSLDAWTFYLKVLPLMVSSPLLLVGLAGIVLFWRRSRVSSRWFDKPDYAPMKRDYRQQIYVASQRSLSWLLLFCVGGYLFSSLNINKDERYVVPYLPTIAVILAYGFTLFPRHWRGLTWGAVGLSSVLMISNLFPMQLTNTAVLRNPVAYHPAYLGSEYPYSKVVAEVIQTEPYLRSTIGVLPSTAEVNQHNLNYYGNLKNFQVYGRQVGTRLKQVQQDGRSLSWFITKTGNQGSIRKQEAHNAIVQRVEQGGDFQLHATWAIPDGSMLKLFRRQIPLLKVEPSIEREEGRQESGVRRGQGAEEDTGTRGHGDTEIKAEGRGQKAEGSIQSSVLSPQSLASTQNSKLKTQNSSPTPHSLLPTPHSKIQNSSPTPHTPHPTPPIRLEQMILPPKAPPGKPIPVTYRWSGSWDALQSGLVLLTWRSQKNLSVQGSTRWLHDHGIGMGSLQLDGGKTLSASPRPRVSPSPASPSSPPFQVTERMAMQPPTDLAAGIYTLEAIYLNRKTGETSTIAVPPVRLQIDPAATPTVAPELDWLTQLRSLAAALPQGIKGLNLAFDEIGRLNQYDPVQDYITQTRQAMEYRLQQEPENRDFAYALALANVLKRRVNPAIAAMQKVTQVDPRNPNAYAYLAFVNLYDFRPQAAQTALNTALKLNPNLPELHALSGVAALMRGNLPQAWQNAQAYQRLQKKVGSEGVKRSGIGGR; encoded by the coding sequence TTGATAATCGGCAAGCAGTGGCATCCCTGGGTGAGAGGGCTGCCCGTTTTAGGAATCCTTTGGTTGGTGGGAGCGATGGTCGATCGCATCTGGTTCGCGATCGACCATAGCACCCCCAGTTGGGATCAGGCAGAATACCTGACCGGAGCACTCAACTACTGGCGGGCACTACAAACTCCCCAATGGTTCTCAGCGGATTGGTGGACTGGGTTATGGCAGTTATCCTCCAAAATCCCTCCCCTAGTCTACATTTCGACCGCTCCCTTCCTTACCCTGTTTGGAACCGGCCCCGATCAAAGCACCTTAATAAATTTGCTCTACAGTGCTATTTTGCTGGGTTCCGTTTATACCCTGGGCACGTTCCTGTTCAACATTTCGGTTGGTCTGTGGGCTGCGGGTCTTTGTTTGCTACTGCCTGGTTTGTACCGTGTTCGACTGGACTACTTACTAGATTATCCCCTGGCAGCGATGGTGACTTTGAGCTTTACCTGTCTCACGATTTGGAGAGGGAGGGCTGAGGGAAGGGAGAAGGGGGAAGGGGATAGGAGGATGCGAGGACAGGGGGACGCAGAGACGCGGGGACACGGGGACACGCGGGCAGAAAGTGGGAAAGGCAGGGAAGATGAGGGAGATGGGGAAGATGGAGGAGAAAGTCCATTCCCTACTCCCCACTTCCCACTCTCCATTCCCCAATTCAAAATTCAAAATTCAAAATTCAAAATTCTTCCCTCTTCCTCCTGGCTTCTGGCTATTGCCTTGGGACTCACCTTCGGGTTGGCGTTGATGGTCAAGCAGCCTGCGTTGCTATTTCTCCTGGTGCCATTGGTTGCAGCAGCAGTAGAAACCCTCTGGAATCGTCGCTGGCTGCGCCTGGCCCAATTGGCGATGGCACTGACGGTATCGCTGTTGGTGTGGTGGCCCTGGTATCGGACAAATTGGTTACTTGTCTTAACCGCAGGTAAGCGGGCAACGGTGGATTCGGCGATCGCCGAGGGTGATCCTTCGCTCCTGTCTCTGGATGCCTGGACATTTTACCTGAAGGTACTCCCGCTGATGGTGTCATCCCCGTTACTGCTGGTTGGGTTGGCGGGAATCGTGTTGTTTTGGCGACGATCGCGAGTCAGTAGCCGCTGGTTCGACAAACCAGACTATGCCCCAATGAAACGGGACTATCGCCAGCAGATCTATGTCGCCTCCCAACGATCCCTCAGTTGGCTGCTGCTGTTCTGTGTGGGCGGTTATCTTTTCTCCTCCCTCAACATCAACAAGGACGAGCGTTATGTTGTCCCCTACCTGCCCACGATCGCCGTGATTCTAGCCTATGGCTTCACACTTTTTCCCCGGCACTGGCGCGGGTTGACCTGGGGGGCAGTGGGTCTGTCCAGCGTTTTGATGATCTCTAATCTGTTTCCAATGCAACTGACGAATACGGCAGTGTTGCGCAATCCAGTTGCCTATCATCCTGCCTATTTGGGTTCGGAGTATCCCTATTCCAAGGTAGTAGCTGAGGTGATTCAAACCGAGCCTTACTTGCGCTCGACGATCGGCGTTTTGCCTTCGACTGCCGAAGTCAATCAGCACAACCTTAACTACTACGGCAATTTGAAGAACTTTCAGGTCTATGGACGCCAGGTAGGCACCCGCCTAAAACAGGTGCAGCAAGACGGGCGATCGCTATCCTGGTTCATCACCAAAACGGGTAATCAGGGTTCCATTCGGAAGCAGGAAGCCCACAACGCGATCGTGCAACGGGTTGAACAGGGAGGTGATTTTCAACTCCACGCAACCTGGGCGATCCCCGATGGCAGCATGCTGAAGTTGTTTCGGCGTCAGATTCCATTGCTAAAGGTTGAGCCAAGTATTGAGCGAGAAGAAGGGCGTCAGGAGTCAGGAGTCAGGAGAGGGCAGGGGGCAGAAGAGGACACGGGGACACGGGGACACGGGGACACGGAGATAAAGGCAGAGGGCAGAGGGCAGAAGGCAGAAGGCAGCATACAGTCCTCAGTCCTCAGTCCTCAGTCCTTGGCATCAACTCAAAACTCAAAACTCAAAACTCAAAACTCTTCCCCCACACCCCACTCCCTACTCCCCACTCCCCATTCCAAAATTCAAAACTCTTCCCCCACACCCCACACCCCACACCCCACACCCCCCATTCGCCTGGAGCAAATGATCCTGCCCCCCAAAGCTCCTCCTGGGAAGCCGATCCCAGTAACCTACCGCTGGTCTGGTTCCTGGGACGCACTACAGTCTGGGCTGGTGCTGTTGACCTGGCGCAGTCAAAAGAACCTATCCGTTCAGGGATCAACGCGCTGGTTGCACGACCACGGCATCGGCATGGGTTCCCTCCAACTTGATGGAGGAAAAACCCTCTCCGCGTCCCCCCGTCCCCGCGTCTCCCCATCCCCCGCCTCTCCTTCCTCGCCGCCATTTCAAGTTACAGAGCGCATGGCAATGCAACCTCCCACGGATTTGGCAGCGGGAATATATACGCTGGAAGCCATTTATCTGAATCGAAAAACGGGAGAAACCAGCACGATCGCCGTTCCACCCGTCAGATTGCAAATTGATCCTGCTGCAACTCCCACCGTCGCACCAGAACTGGATTGGCTCACCCAACTGCGATCGCTGGCGGCTGCCCTGCCCCAAGGTATCAAAGGGCTGAATCTTGCCTTTGATGAAATTGGCCGGTTGAATCAGTATGATCCGGTGCAGGACTACATCACTCAAACCCGTCAGGCAATGGAATATCGGCTCCAGCAGGAACCAGAAAACCGGGATTTTGCCTATGCCCTGGCACTGGCAAACGTGCTAAAGCGCAGGGTCAATCCAGCGATCGCGGCGATGCAGAAAGTGACGCAAGTTGACCCTCGCAATCCCAATGCTTACGCCTATCTCGCCTTCGTCAACCTGTACGATTTCCGCCCCCAAGCCGCCCAAACTGCGCTTAACACTGCCCTCAAACTCAACCCCAACCTCCCAGAACTTCATGCCCTGAGTGGGGTTGCTGCCCTCATGCGGGGAAATTTACCGCAAGCCTGGCAGAATGCCCAAGCGTATCAGCGGTTGCAGAAAAAGGTGGGGAGTGAGGGGGTGAAGAGATCGGGGATAGGGGGAAGATGA